A genomic region of Oryza glaberrima chromosome 1, OglaRS2, whole genome shotgun sequence contains the following coding sequences:
- the LOC127766325 gene encoding basic leucine zipper 2-like — protein sequence MAQLPPKIPTMATAWPEFGGGHHHHAAHGHHHQRSPSMGAFLAAPLPPFPLPPPAPANGGAQQQQQQHQPSWVDEFLDFSAAKRGAHRRSVSDSVAFLDPVSDDNAGVGAHDFDRLDDDQLMSMFSDDLQPPPPQQQPAAPAASASSPSDHNSMNDEKQDKGETDEAQSECDGATPGQPASPATVDPKRVKRILANRQSAQRSRVRKLQYISELERSVTSLQTEVSALSPRVAFLDHQRSLLTLGNSHLKQRIAALAQDKIFKDAHQEALKKEIERLRQIYHQQSLKNAESQPADAAPVRGRDNADLIGSEGAAAAAPCPHS from the exons ATGGCGCAGCTGCCGCCCAAGATCCCAACCATGGCGACAGCTTGGCCGGAGTTCGGGGGCGGGCACCATCACCATGCTGCCCACGGCCACCATCACCAGCGCAGCCCCTCCATGGGGGCGTTCCTCgcggcgccattgccgcccttcccgctcccgccgccggcgccggcgaacggcggggcgcagcagcagcagcagcagcatcagccgTCCTGGGTCGACGAGTTCCTCGACTTCTCGGCGGCCAAGCGCGGCGCGCACCGTCGCTCTGTGAGCGACTCCGTGGCCTTCCTCGACCCCGTTTCCGACGACAATGCCGGCGTCGGGGCGCACGACTTCGACCGCCTCGACGACGACCAGCTCATGTCCATGTTCTCCGACGACCTGCAGCCGCCTCCACCGCAGCAACAGCCTGCCGCGcccgcggcgagcgcgtcgtcgccgtcggacCACAACAGCATGAATGACGAGAAGCAAGACAAGGGCGAGACAGATGAGGCGCAGAGCGAGTGCGACGGCGCCACGCCCGGGCAGCCGGCCTCCCCCGCCACCGTCGATCCCAAGCGCGTCAAGAG GATCTTGGCGAACCGGCAGTCCGCGCAGCGGTCGCGCGTGCGGAAGCTGCAGTACATCTCGGAGCTGGAGCGCAGCGTCACGTCGCTCCAG ACGGAGGTGTCGGCGTTGTCACCGCGCGTCGCGTTCCTCGACCACCAGCGCTCGCTGCTGACGCTGGGCAACAGCCACCTCAAGCAGCGCATCGCCGCCCTCGCGCAGGACAAGATCTTCAAAGATG CTCATCAGGAGGCACTGAAGAAGGAGATAGAGAGGCTGCGGCAAATCTACCACCAGCAAAGCCTCAAGAACGCGGAATCCCAACCGGCGGACGCGGCCCCGGTCCGCGGCCGCGACAATGCCGACCTGATCGGCAGCGAgggggccgccgcggccgcgccatgCCCGCACTCGTGA